In Deinococcus puniceus, one genomic interval encodes:
- the zapE gene encoding cell division protein ZapE: MIDLLARNPSLSPEALTAGLTPSARFQGVRFENYRPNPDFPSQAQARASLQAFLQGAQVRPGGFRLFRRATPEGRGLYLDGGFGVGKTHLLASTYHAAHGIRALMSFQDLMYIIGSLGMVRAVEAFRGHQLLLIDEFELDDPGNTHMANTFLGQLMPAGTSVVATSNTEPGALGQGRFNASDFQRQIQGIASRFETHRVDGPDYRQRGTVSEGPLSPEEFAVWQVKQDPATFALVSHRDLNRHLLEVHPSRFTPMLAGVGAVGLHDLAPMSDQNVALRFVHFIDKLYDLGLPAALTGVPLNALFSDEYRHGAYAKKYSRCLSRVSELLREARAG; this comes from the coding sequence GTGATTGATCTGCTGGCCCGCAACCCCAGCCTCTCGCCGGAGGCCCTCACGGCGGGCCTGACGCCCAGTGCCCGCTTTCAGGGCGTGCGCTTCGAAAACTACCGGCCCAATCCCGATTTTCCCAGTCAGGCACAGGCGCGGGCCAGTTTGCAGGCGTTTCTTCAGGGGGCACAGGTGCGGCCCGGCGGCTTCCGGCTCTTCCGGCGGGCCACACCCGAAGGCCGGGGGCTGTATTTGGACGGCGGCTTCGGCGTAGGCAAAACGCACCTGCTCGCCAGCACGTATCACGCGGCACACGGCATCCGCGCCCTGATGAGCTTTCAGGATTTGATGTACATCATCGGGTCTCTGGGTATGGTGCGGGCGGTGGAAGCCTTTCGGGGCCACCAACTGCTCCTGATAGACGAATTTGAATTGGACGATCCCGGCAATACCCACATGGCGAACACCTTTTTGGGCCAACTCATGCCTGCCGGAACCAGCGTCGTCGCCACCAGCAACACCGAACCCGGCGCACTCGGTCAGGGCCGCTTCAATGCCTCCGATTTTCAGCGCCAGATTCAGGGCATCGCCAGCCGCTTCGAGACCCACCGCGTCGACGGCCCCGATTACCGTCAACGCGGCACGGTGTCCGAAGGCCCGCTGTCGCCCGAAGAATTCGCCGTGTGGCAGGTCAAACAAGACCCGGCAACGTTTGCGCTGGTGTCTCACCGTGACCTGAACCGACACCTGCTAGAAGTGCATCCCAGCCGTTTTACCCCGATGCTGGCGGGCGTGGGCGCGGTGGGCCTACACGATCTTGCCCCCATGTCCGATCAGAACGTGGCGCTGCGCTTCGTGCATTTCATAGACAAGCTGTACGACTTGGGCCTGCCCGCCGCCCTGACCGGAGTGCCCCTGAACGCCCTGTTCAGCGACGAATACCGCCACGGCGCGTATGCCAAAAAGTATAGCCGCTGCCTAAGCCGGGTCAGCGAGTTGCTGCGGGAAGCGCGGGCGGGGTAG
- a CDS encoding amino acid ABC transporter permease translates to MTDVLEGFRTIFAGDYPRLLLSGLGITLAVSLCALGVSVVVGTLLGVVRVFRVPVLGVLGNIYVEVVRGIPLIVLLSVVYYGLPALGLTLDGFPAAVVALGLYSAAYTSEIVRGGLNSVPLGQLEAARSLGLSRGLSLRFVVLPQAWRVALPALGNEFISLILGSSLASAVTLQELFAQGKYITGVTYRQFEVYAVLAVVYFLLTFILTRLIRLLERRVSRGQVLASRRVI, encoded by the coding sequence ATGACCGATGTTTTAGAAGGCTTCCGCACTATTTTTGCCGGAGATTATCCGCGCCTGCTGCTGTCTGGGCTGGGGATTACGCTGGCCGTCAGCCTGTGTGCGTTGGGCGTGTCGGTGGTGGTGGGCACGCTGTTGGGCGTGGTGCGCGTGTTCCGCGTTCCGGTCTTGGGCGTGCTGGGCAACATTTACGTCGAAGTGGTGCGCGGTATTCCGCTGATCGTGCTGCTGTCGGTGGTGTATTACGGCCTGCCCGCGCTGGGCCTCACGCTGGACGGCTTTCCGGCGGCAGTGGTAGCGCTGGGCCTGTATTCGGCGGCCTACACGTCCGAAATCGTGCGCGGCGGCCTGAACAGTGTGCCGCTGGGCCAACTGGAAGCCGCCCGCAGCTTGGGACTGTCGCGGGGGCTGTCGCTGCGCTTCGTGGTACTGCCGCAGGCGTGGCGCGTGGCCCTACCCGCCCTCGGCAACGAATTCATCAGCCTGATTCTGGGCAGCAGCTTGGCGAGCGCCGTGACCCTGCAAGAACTGTTCGCGCAGGGCAAATACATCACGGGCGTCACCTACCGCCAGTTCGAGGTGTACGCCGTGCTGGCGGTGGTGTATTTCCTCCTGACTTTCATTCTCACGCGCCTGATTCGGTTGCTGGAGCGGCGGGTGAGCCGGGGGCAAGTGCTGGCGTCGCGCCGGGTGATTTAG
- a CDS encoding DUF2256 domain-containing protein: MARRTSGEKTAEKTMGGGRKPSERPSKICVACGLPFSWRKKWERDWEGVKYCSDRCRMSAKGAGAGAKA; the protein is encoded by the coding sequence ATGGCAAGGCGCACGAGCGGAGAAAAAACAGCAGAAAAGACAATGGGTGGGGGCCGCAAACCCAGTGAACGGCCTTCTAAAATCTGCGTGGCCTGCGGGCTGCCCTTCAGTTGGCGCAAAAAGTGGGAGCGCGACTGGGAAGGCGTCAAATATTGCTCGGATCGTTGCCGCATGTCAGCAAAAGGTGCGGGCGCGGGGGCCAAGGCATGA
- a CDS encoding DMT family transporter, with product MRSWIALFTAITFEVTGTLSLKLFSMHTPGLELIITYAFLAASYVLLSKAFRQIPVAVAFAVWEAVGLVLISGLGVLLLGEHLTPTHLLALVGLLLGATLLHRGTVGHEAQPANIPRLTTLNGEGA from the coding sequence ATGCGGTCTTGGATCGCGCTCTTTACGGCCATCACATTTGAAGTGACGGGCACATTGTCTTTAAAGCTGTTCTCTATGCATACGCCGGGGCTGGAACTCATCATCACTTATGCGTTCCTCGCCGCGTCGTATGTGCTGCTCTCCAAAGCCTTCCGGCAGATTCCGGTGGCGGTGGCGTTTGCCGTGTGGGAAGCGGTGGGCCTCGTCCTCATCAGCGGACTGGGCGTGCTGCTGTTGGGCGAACACCTGACGCCGACGCATCTGCTGGCACTGGTGGGCCTGCTGCTGGGCGCAACCTTGCTGCACCGGGGCACCGTTGGACATGAGGCCCAGCCTGCCAACATTCCCCGCCTGACCACTCTCAATGGAGAGGGCGCATGA
- a CDS encoding 3-deoxy-7-phosphoheptulonate synthase has translation MTPTDQAPHPIIQAGRTENLNVTGFTPLLTPRALKAALPLSAAAERVVLAGRRASQDILHGRDDRLLVVVGPCSIHDFDEALAYAHKLAALRERVKDRLEVQMRVYVDKPRTTVGWRGYLMDPEMTGTNDINKGLHLTRDLMIRVSELGLPVATELLDPFAPQYLFDAVAWACLGARTTESQTHRVMASAVSAPMGFKNGTGGGLKLAVDAIVAAQNPHAFFTVDDDGQACIVHTRGNPDGHVILRGGRGGPNYAPQFVKEAEGLMRAAGLEPAVMVDCSHANSGSDHTRQSLVWRDVMQQRLAGQTAIRGLMIESNINPGKQNIPADLSDLKAGVSVTDACIGWAETEGLLLEAHANFKLSRV, from the coding sequence ATGACCCCCACCGATCAAGCGCCACATCCGATTATTCAAGCGGGCCGCACCGAAAACCTGAACGTCACGGGCTTTACGCCGCTCCTGACGCCGCGTGCGCTGAAGGCCGCCTTGCCGCTGAGTGCCGCCGCCGAGCGCGTGGTACTGGCAGGCCGCCGCGCTTCGCAAGACATTCTGCATGGCCGGGATGACCGCCTGCTGGTGGTAGTCGGCCCCTGTTCTATCCACGATTTTGATGAAGCCCTGGCCTACGCCCACAAGTTGGCTGCCCTGCGCGAGCGTGTGAAAGACCGCCTAGAAGTGCAGATGCGCGTGTACGTGGACAAACCCCGGACGACGGTAGGCTGGCGCGGCTACCTGATGGATCCCGAGATGACGGGCACCAACGACATCAACAAGGGGCTGCACCTTACCCGTGACCTGATGATCCGGGTGTCGGAATTGGGCCTGCCCGTCGCCACGGAACTGCTTGATCCCTTTGCGCCGCAGTACCTCTTCGACGCGGTGGCGTGGGCCTGCCTCGGCGCACGCACCACCGAATCCCAAACGCACCGGGTCATGGCAAGTGCGGTCAGCGCCCCGATGGGCTTCAAGAACGGCACGGGCGGCGGCCTGAAATTGGCGGTGGATGCCATCGTGGCCGCGCAGAATCCGCACGCCTTTTTTACCGTAGACGACGATGGGCAGGCCTGCATCGTGCATACGCGGGGCAACCCCGACGGCCACGTGATCTTGCGCGGTGGGCGCGGCGGCCCCAATTACGCGCCGCAATTCGTGAAAGAAGCCGAGGGCCTGATGCGGGCCGCAGGGCTGGAACCCGCCGTGATGGTGGACTGTTCTCATGCCAACAGCGGCTCGGATCATACCCGCCAAAGCCTCGTGTGGCGCGACGTGATGCAGCAGCGTTTGGCAGGTCAGACGGCCATTCGCGGCCTGATGATCGAGAGCAACATCAACCCCGGCAAGCAGAATATTCCCGCTGACCTGTCTGACCTCAAAGCGGGCGTCAGCGTGACAGATGCGTGCATCGGCTGGGCGGAAACCGAGGGGCTGTTGCTGGAAGCGCACGCCAACTTTAAGTTGAGCCGCGTGTAA
- a CDS encoding VOC family protein — protein MSHAPPSHSPADLTLDHVAIATPDLNEGSLPYLALGLIPEGPDEDVGSQGVRVRAFWAGQTLIELLAPTREDSPIATFLARRGPGLHHTAYRVADLDTEMARLRGLGARFLQDAPTPGRAGTRVAFLHPKWGAGTLIELVEHPAHPAAE, from the coding sequence ATGTCACACGCGCCCCCTTCACATTCACCCGCTGACCTGACGCTCGATCATGTCGCCATCGCCACGCCTGACCTGAATGAAGGCAGCCTGCCTTACCTCGCGCTAGGCCTTATCCCAGAAGGCCCCGACGAAGACGTAGGCTCTCAGGGGGTGCGGGTACGGGCCTTTTGGGCGGGGCAGACGCTGATAGAACTGCTGGCTCCCACCCGCGAGGACAGCCCGATTGCCACCTTCCTTGCGCGGCGCGGGCCGGGGCTGCACCACACCGCCTACCGCGTGGCCGACTTGGACACAGAAATGGCGCGGCTGCGGGGCTTAGGCGCACGCTTTTTGCAGGACGCACCCACACCGGGGCGGGCAGGGACGCGGGTGGCCTTTCTTCATCCCAAATGGGGCGCGGGCACGCTGATAGAACTGGTAGAACACCCGGCACACCCCGCAGCCGAATGA
- a CDS encoding VanZ family protein, whose translation MTANPRPARRGLWWVLSLIIMAVIWLLSASSDTPGPPLRHPLDWIAHFLAYLALAFALGRATGRWQVAWVIAVWFGAIDEVHQAFVPGREAGIIDWFFDTAGAWVGARLGARRRGMGGGDSPGEMEQTPRS comes from the coding sequence ATGACCGCCAACCCCCGCCCAGCGCGGCGCGGCCTGTGGTGGGTGCTGTCGCTGATCATCATGGCCGTGATCTGGCTCCTGAGTGCCAGCAGCGACACGCCGGGGCCGCCGCTGCGCCATCCGCTGGACTGGATCGCTCACTTTCTGGCCTATCTGGCGCTGGCCTTTGCGTTGGGCCGCGCAACGGGGCGCTGGCAAGTGGCGTGGGTCATCGCCGTGTGGTTCGGGGCAATTGACGAGGTGCATCAGGCCTTCGTGCCGGGCCGGGAAGCCGGAATCATAGATTGGTTTTTTGATACGGCGGGCGCGTGGGTGGGAGCGCGGTTGGGGGCTAGGCGGCGGGGAATGGGAGGGGGAGACTCGCCGGGTGAGATGGAACAGACTCCCCGAAGCTAG
- a CDS encoding ABC transporter substrate-binding protein, which yields MLRFALPLSVLLAASAHAAPVRVEFWHAMDGVQAKVGDYAREFNRSQTEYEVVPTSLGNYRELLPRLQTALKTGKAPALVQLEYTQFSRMAEDGQLADLTRPVDALPDALTRDFATAVWKAGEAGGRRLGLPWNVSVPVLMYNAGALNRVKITAPDTWTQLESASRKLAGGSKRPLVVAADAWTFEANVLARGGSLSNGTQPTLNGPDAVEALTQLARMSAAGLAQPRTLSEATRAAFDFARGQNTFVLASVANWVDAKKLPFFNLGIAPFPCEKVGNCTVPLGGANLAVPRGTPATEQAGALAFWAYLMEAPRLADWVKTTAYAPPRRAVTPLLADWYAKNPQLRAAHDQLARAVPRLSTPDSGQWATYLEDAILKATTGKMTAKAALDEAQAKALK from the coding sequence ATGCTGCGTTTCGCCCTACCCCTGTCCGTGTTGCTCGCCGCTTCTGCCCACGCCGCGCCCGTTCGGGTGGAATTCTGGCACGCGATGGACGGCGTGCAGGCCAAAGTCGGTGACTATGCCCGCGAATTCAACCGCTCTCAGACGGAATATGAGGTAGTACCGACATCGCTGGGCAACTACCGTGAGTTGCTGCCACGCCTGCAAACGGCCCTGAAAACGGGCAAGGCTCCGGCGTTGGTGCAACTGGAATACACCCAGTTTTCGCGCATGGCCGAGGATGGGCAACTGGCTGACCTGACCAGACCCGTAGACGCGCTGCCCGACGCACTCACCCGCGACTTTGCCACCGCCGTCTGGAAGGCGGGCGAGGCAGGCGGGCGGCGCTTGGGCCTGCCGTGGAACGTGAGCGTGCCCGTACTGATGTACAACGCGGGCGCACTGAACCGGGTTAAAATTACTGCCCCCGATACGTGGACACAACTGGAAAGCGCGAGCCGCAAACTGGCAGGCGGTAGCAAGCGTCCGTTGGTGGTGGCCGCCGATGCTTGGACATTCGAGGCCAACGTACTGGCACGCGGCGGCAGCCTGAGTAACGGCACGCAGCCCACGCTGAACGGCCCCGACGCGGTAGAAGCCCTGACCCAACTGGCCCGCATGAGCGCCGCTGGACTGGCCCAACCCCGTACCCTCAGCGAGGCCACCCGCGCCGCCTTCGACTTTGCACGCGGCCAGAATACCTTCGTGCTGGCGAGTGTCGCCAACTGGGTGGATGCCAAGAAACTGCCCTTTTTCAACCTGGGCATCGCTCCGTTTCCCTGCGAGAAGGTGGGCAACTGCACCGTACCACTGGGCGGGGCGAACTTGGCGGTTCCGCGTGGTACGCCTGCCACTGAGCAGGCCGGAGCCTTGGCGTTCTGGGCTTACCTGATGGAAGCGCCGAGGCTGGCCGATTGGGTCAAGACCACCGCCTACGCCCCGCCCCGCCGCGCTGTGACTCCGCTGCTGGCCGACTGGTACGCCAAAAATCCCCAACTCCGCGCCGCCCATGACCAGTTGGCCCGCGCCGTGCCCCGCCTGAGTACGCCGGATTCGGGCCAGTGGGCCACGTATTTGGAAGACGCGATTTTGAAGGCCACGACGGGCAAAATGACGGCGAAAGCGGCGCTGGACGAGGCTCAGGCGAAAGCGCTGAAGTGA
- a CDS encoding sensor domain-containing diguanylate cyclase, whose translation MSHPIPASEAERLTALARQQIMDTPPEAGFDRITALVARVLDVPYAAINFMDATRQWAKACHGMPRGSVPRGFAPCDWVVEGGQALIIDDMAGDSRFADTMAAPPPAGPGLHTYAGVPLKTQEGLSLGTLCVLDYKVREFGQRELDVMAALAEVVMDELALRSSTRDLTLARDQASTLRDLAQLMQRPMTPEDTAHQAMLILKDRLTFDWFALMCLTPTGSTSLHELTSSQGQQHLELLHQRIMNLQPLALQAILTQPVRFIDDYPVYEHASAELIAAGVQQAAWLHLSHSSHQQAFVLALVRFGERGAWATEERTLLEAAAHSVHVVLERTGHMQTLERAALTDSLTGLGNRRALDMALDEATQSGQPYTVAIIDLDGMKRVNDTLGHASGDMLLREFALQLHSPAVRAYRLGGDEYALLYLQGAETGTGLLLELVARASAHVRKAGYPASASTGVAGVPHDAADATSALRTADQRMYAHKRERKASREVANQEVSNQEGANQQVSAISF comes from the coding sequence GTGTCTCATCCCATCCCCGCTTCGGAAGCTGAACGACTGACGGCGCTTGCCCGCCAGCAGATCATGGATACGCCTCCAGAGGCGGGGTTTGACCGAATAACGGCGCTGGTGGCGCGGGTGCTGGACGTGCCCTACGCGGCGATTAATTTCATGGACGCCACGCGGCAGTGGGCCAAGGCCTGTCACGGGATGCCGCGCGGAAGCGTGCCCCGTGGATTTGCTCCGTGCGACTGGGTGGTGGAGGGCGGCCAAGCCCTGATCATCGACGATATGGCCGGGGATTCCCGCTTTGCAGACACGATGGCGGCCCCGCCCCCCGCTGGCCCCGGCCTGCACACCTACGCGGGCGTGCCCCTGAAAACGCAGGAGGGCCTGAGCCTCGGCACCCTCTGCGTGCTGGATTATAAAGTGCGCGAGTTTGGGCAAAGGGAACTGGACGTGATGGCGGCACTGGCCGAAGTGGTGATGGACGAACTGGCCCTGCGCTCCAGCACCCGTGACCTGACTCTGGCCCGCGATCAGGCTTCCACTCTGCGAGATTTGGCCCAGCTGATGCAGCGGCCCATGACCCCCGAAGACACCGCGCATCAGGCCATGCTGATCCTGAAAGACCGGCTGACCTTCGACTGGTTTGCCCTGATGTGCCTGACCCCCACCGGCAGCACCAGCCTGCATGAACTGACCAGCAGCCAAGGGCAGCAGCATCTGGAACTGCTGCACCAGCGCATCATGAATCTACAGCCGCTGGCCCTTCAGGCGATCCTGACGCAGCCCGTGCGGTTTATAGACGACTATCCGGTCTACGAACACGCTTCGGCGGAACTGATCGCGGCGGGCGTGCAGCAGGCGGCGTGGCTGCATCTGTCTCATTCCTCCCACCAACAGGCCTTCGTGCTGGCGCTGGTGCGATTCGGAGAACGCGGGGCGTGGGCCACCGAGGAACGCACCCTGCTGGAAGCCGCCGCCCACAGCGTTCATGTGGTGCTGGAGCGCACCGGGCACATGCAGACGCTGGAGCGGGCCGCCCTGACCGACTCGCTGACCGGGCTGGGCAACCGTCGCGCACTGGATATGGCGCTGGACGAGGCCACACAGTCGGGGCAGCCGTACACGGTGGCGATCATTGATCTGGACGGCATGAAACGGGTCAACGACACCCTCGGTCATGCCAGCGGCGACATGCTGCTGCGCGAATTCGCCCTTCAACTGCATTCTCCCGCCGTCCGGGCCTACCGCCTAGGCGGCGACGAATACGCGCTGCTGTATCTGCAAGGGGCCGAAACGGGCACAGGATTGCTGCTGGAATTGGTCGCGCGGGCCTCGGCCCATGTGCGCAAGGCGGGGTATCCGGCCAGTGCCAGCACCGGGGTAGCGGGCGTGCCCCACGACGCCGCCGACGCCACATCTGCCCTGCGAACCGCCGATCAGCGCATGTACGCCCACAAGCGCGAACGCAAGGCCAGCCGGGAAGTGGCCAACCAAGAGGTGTCCAACCAAGAGGGAGCCAATCAACAGGTATCGGCAATCAGTTTCTGA
- a CDS encoding SMR family transporter translates to MTPFALLLIVGAVALDVLANLLLKRSDGFRHKGLGMAAVALVLLAFTLLGVAVREVPVAVAYAAWGGLGIVTTALLSRRLDGTRLTPTAWAGLAIILGSVALLHSHG, encoded by the coding sequence ATGACTCCCTTTGCCCTGCTGCTGATCGTGGGCGCGGTGGCGCTGGACGTGCTGGCGAATCTGCTGCTCAAGCGTTCGGATGGATTCCGGCACAAGGGGCTGGGCATGGCGGCGGTGGCGCTGGTGCTGCTGGCCTTCACGCTGCTGGGCGTGGCGGTGCGGGAAGTGCCTGTAGCTGTGGCCTACGCCGCGTGGGGCGGGCTGGGCATCGTGACCACCGCCCTCCTGAGCCGCCGCCTAGACGGCACACGCCTGACGCCAACAGCTTGGGCAGGCTTGGCCATCATTTTGGGCAGTGTGGCGCTGCTGCATTCGCACGGGTGA
- a CDS encoding S4 domain-containing protein, which yields MKQKLGTLVAQARGGRVVRTPFMDGDEIDRRLLQDDEVRHKIAGGFPDARRVILTIYPAHIPDVDSGISVLRLMPEEAAPVWDVQDLTVQLRKLELNEDQIGDVREDRGAFLIAATGKAAQALAALTELGGRGLDVEDVGESAGKSSRVREVVVPSMRVDVVGAKGFGVSRAYFQQGIEGGKVRLNGQPARSSSDIREGDSLSAEGLGRIDFKRVVNETRRGNYKVELDVHR from the coding sequence ATGAAGCAGAAACTTGGCACATTGGTGGCGCAGGCGCGGGGCGGGCGCGTGGTTCGCACGCCATTTATGGACGGCGACGAGATAGACCGCCGCCTGCTGCAAGACGACGAGGTACGCCACAAGATCGCGGGCGGCTTTCCCGATGCCCGCCGCGTGATCCTCACGATCTATCCGGCCCATATTCCCGATGTAGACAGCGGCATAAGCGTGCTGCGCCTGATGCCCGAGGAAGCCGCGCCCGTATGGGACGTGCAAGACCTGACCGTGCAACTGCGCAAGCTGGAGCTGAACGAAGACCAGATCGGGGATGTGAGAGAAGACCGGGGCGCGTTTCTGATCGCCGCGACTGGCAAAGCCGCGCAGGCCCTTGCTGCCCTGACCGAACTGGGCGGGCGCGGCCTAGACGTAGAAGACGTGGGCGAAAGCGCGGGCAAAAGCAGCCGCGTGCGTGAAGTGGTGGTGCCGTCTATGCGCGTAGACGTGGTGGGAGCCAAAGGCTTCGGCGTCAGCCGCGCCTATTTTCAGCAGGGCATAGAGGGCGGCAAAGTGCGCCTGAACGGTCAGCCTGCCCGCTCCAGCAGCGATATTCGGGAAGGAGACAGCCTGAGTGCCGAGGGCTTAGGCCGAATTGACTTCAAGCGCGTAGTGAACGAGACGCGGCGGGGCAATTACAAGGTGGAGCTGGATGTCCATAGGTGA
- a CDS encoding DUF3197 domain-containing protein yields the protein MQPIHRSPTDLQVSDPLGVPGAPQETWGAVQAHLADSARAGGRLILVTDRQGDRQNAAYAALIVQAGQAVIAAPAFGPRYGRPGAEALAELVKWAHERDWPVRETVLNSSDFVRVLAEPDAGEVGRLIAASNPSDPGIYTTLPKLKPLDEEDWEDA from the coding sequence ATGCAGCCCATCCACCGTTCACCCACAGACCTGCAAGTCTCTGACCCGCTGGGCGTGCCCGGTGCGCCGCAGGAAACGTGGGGCGCGGTGCAGGCCCACCTCGCAGACTCGGCGCGGGCCGGGGGCCGCCTCATTCTGGTCACAGACCGTCAGGGAGACCGCCAGAACGCGGCGTATGCGGCCCTGATCGTTCAGGCTGGGCAGGCCGTCATCGCTGCCCCCGCGTTCGGCCCGCGTTATGGCCGCCCCGGCGCAGAAGCGTTGGCCGAACTGGTGAAGTGGGCACACGAGCGCGACTGGCCCGTGCGCGAAACGGTACTCAACTCCTCGGACTTTGTGCGCGTGCTGGCGGAACCGGACGCCGGAGAAGTGGGCCGCCTGATCGCCGCGAGCAATCCCAGCGATCCCGGCATTTACACCACGCTGCCCAAGCTGAAGCCCTTGGATGAGGAGGACTGGGAAGACGCTTAA